A single window of Tiliqua scincoides isolate rTilSci1 chromosome 10, rTilSci1.hap2, whole genome shotgun sequence DNA harbors:
- the LOC136661049 gene encoding phospholipase A2 inhibitor and Ly6/PLAUR domain-containing protein-like — MQTLLGLFFCFVLITTGTALECEVCSDNSNNCTGRLQTCEAGQDRCAAVLTASTLVGFQIITIYKTCVSSSDCSIGPKYMNFGPGKEIRSSTTCCVGNACRPANPQLPPAITRPNGKWCPACYTGPSNSNDREKVNCFGPENQCLDMMATITYGTSVVRTTQRACVTQSICDGLKTGKFEQSGFRISIIEAECKPAPTVSS, encoded by the exons ATGCAGACCCTCCTGGGACTCTTCTTCTGCTTTGTGCTCATCACTACAG GCACTGCTTTGGAGTGTGAGGTTTGCTCTGACAATTCCAACAACTGTACTGGGCGTCTGCAGACCTGCGAAGCCGGCCAAGACCGCTGTGCCGCTGTTTTGACTGCCAGCACGCTGG TGGGATTCCAAATTATCACCATCTATAAGACCTGTGTGTCTTCGAGCGACTGCAGCATAGGACCAAAGTATATGAACTTCGGGCCAGGAAAAGAAATACGTTCTTCCACTACCTGTTGTGTGGGAAATGCCTGCAGACCTGCAAATCCTCAAT TGCCTCCAGCCATTACCAGACCCAACGGGAAGTGGTGCCCAGCCTGTTACACCGGGCCAAGCAACAGCAATGACAGGGAGAAGGTGAACTGTTTCGGACCTGAGAACCAGTGTTTGGATATGATGGCGACGATCACCTATG GAACTTCTGTTGTCAGGACCACCCAGAGAGCCTGTGTCACCCAGTCGATCTGTGATGGTTTAAAAACGGGCAAGTTTGAACAGTCAGGGTTCCGCATTTCTATCATTGAGGCTGAATGCAAACCAGCCCCCACCGTTTCGTCCTGA